In Alligator mississippiensis isolate rAllMis1 chromosome 9, rAllMis1, whole genome shotgun sequence, the genomic stretch CAGCAGAGATGGAGTTCAGTCATAAAGCTGCACCAGGGGCCCTTGTACCTTCTCTCAGGACATCTTTGTACCCCAAGCTCAGCAAAATCAGCACAAAAAGCATGAAGAGGCCACCAGGGAGCTGAAAAGCTCCTTAAACTACTCTGGCTTTATCTGTCATCACCATCCTTAAGCCTACTGCTAGGTGGGTAGGGAGGACAAGACAGCTCTCCTCCACACCAGCAACACTGGAGAGAGGAAAGTTTCAACATAATCATACAAGAGACAAGAGGGAAGCCAAGCCAGGCCCCTTCCCTATGGGAAGAAGTCCCCAGCCATGGGCTCCCAATACTCTGCTCCATCCCCACAGGGCAGAAGAAGGATACCCGAATAGAGCTCCTATTTATCCAATACCTACAAATGGATTTTGTGATAGAGTTTGGCAATCCCATGGTGAGTCCAGTCTTTTCCCAGATGTGGCAAAATGTGACCCAGAGCATCAGACCTACAAGGACAAAGGCTAGTTAGGCCAAGCAAAACAACAGAGATTCAGAACACAGGGCCCAGAGTTGTGGTAAATCACCACAACCACTTGAACAAGCCTTTCAATGGTGCATTTGCCTTGACGTAGGACACCAcagagaaggggagaaagagcAGCCCCTTACTTGGTGATGGTCCCATCAATATCCGAGATCACCACCTTGTCATCCCATTTCCACAAGTAGATGGTGGCCTCACAGCGACATGTGCCCTGGTATTGGGTGGTGATGCTAAACATCACCTCGTTGGGGCCATCCCGCAGATTCAGCCTCTTCTACATACAGAGAAGAGAAACACATTAGCATTCACATAGCAACACTGCTTCCAGGAGAGCTTCAGGAGTAACATGCAAGGCTGCACTTTTACCCTGGCCAGCTATATTCCCATAGAAATACAAGAGAAAGGGACATATATGGGCATGTACATGCAAAATTACACAGCTTCCACACCTACTGAAATACATCCCCTCCCTGGTTTAACAATACTCACTAAGAAGCCCTGTGAAATAACAGCTTTGAACTGTAACCAGTTGAAACCAAGATCCATTTCAGGGAACAAATAAGGAATTATTGACATTGCAATTTGGTCAAAACATCCAGGTTAAAGACACCCATCCTTGCTGAAAAGGTAATGGGGTCCTTTCCTCCACCTCAACAATCGGTACCTCTGCTTCACACAACTCAGTCAAGAAATGGTACTTCCTGTATCCCAAGAGACTGTTAATTCATAGCTGGCTCAAAAGGAAAAGCTGCCGTCTCTCTTGAGTCTCCAAGGAAGACATACACAACAGGGGCTCTCATCCAACTAATGACAAAACTTAATCCTGTTTAGCTTGAGATCCAAAGAGACTATAGGCCTAGACCAGGAGTATCAAGCTCATCAGGTTTATGGGCCAGATGAGTAACGCAGGGTCAGTTCAGTGTAGGCACCGCATATAGCTTGTACACCAGATCTGTCCCATGTATTGTGTGTAGCATGTAGGGCCATTCCAGGGTGCTGCAAATGCTGGCATGTGAGTCCAGTCTGAGATCCATAGGCAGACTGTCGATCCACAGGCCAGCTGATAGGGCTCTGTAGGCtgacacccctggcctagacCAAGATGCCCATGCTTGGATGCCTCAAGGGCCTAAATATTTTTGCTCCAGTCAAGATCATCACTTCAAGAATGATCTCAACCTAGAGACAGCTCTGGTAAAAAGAACTGTATTTCAGTCTCAGATAGCAAGAGAGTCATCTTCTGAATCTAttcaaaaagtaaaaagaaacaaaaaacgtACAATTTGATCTGAAGACAGTCTCAGAGATTTCTTATAGGTGGGAAGATATTTCTGTGCTGTGGCATCTGTTATCAAAACAGTCCCTGGGGATGCAGGTTCTTCGTCACTGGATGAAGGCTCCTTagtctgtctacacatgcatggaagCAGAGAGAACAAATACTGCTTTATGGCAGCAGAGACAGATGGTACCAGTAAGCAGGCATGGACAACTTTGTTCAAGCAGATGGGATCACCATGATGACCCTGACTGGATGTGCCATAGGGACAAGGATCTGCAATTTCAAATGGATGGTGTCATGATGCTAATGGAAAGCcaagtgccccacccccccgTTACTTACCACACCCCAGCCTTCTTCCCTTCCAAGGGGGAGGAATGGATACCCACCAGTCCCACTCACAGGGTTAAACTTGGATGGAATAATTCACTTAAAGAGATAAAATGGCTCATAATAAGGCCCAAAAAAAGAGCCATGCCTGCCTCCACTACCAGCCAGTCCAATAACGCTTACCTCTGTGGAGTGGAGCCCTGCTGCAGCGCTTCTGTACTGGCATGTTCTGCACTGGGTTCATGCTGTGGACAGAGAGGTTCATCCTTAGCTCCTTTAGGACAAATCCTGCTGGATACTCAGAGGGCAGGAGCATAGGCTACCATGCTTTTCTGTCTGTCAGAGTGGTACTGTACAGCTCCTTACCACAAGAGGGGAAGAGAAGCACCCTATGAAAACCACTAGGCCCTATTTTAGttgtgctggggggggtgggggcagggagttgtGCTACCCTACCACGTAAGAcagaagggaaaagagaagaTCTAGCTGCAGTGGGAGCTCCTTAGTGCAGGTGAGGTAGGAAATGCCCACCCTGATTCCAGTCCCTACCATATTTCCTATTAGAGACAACATGCACTGGGGACTGTGGTAGGGTAGCAGGTAGCTTTGCTAACTGCAGCATCCCAGGGAAGTAAATCCAGGTGTAGACCCAGAAACAGAGTTAATATCCAGTTCCTAACAGAGCTCTCACAGCTTGCTCTACAGCTCAGGCACCAGCTTCTAACAGCATCAGAGTTTCTAGAAGTATAAGAGTGGCCTTCAAGGGATGCATTGCAACCATCTACTTTCATATATTATTGCCCCTGCTGTCAGCTTCAGCCTCACTACCAGGTTCTGTGGTTTGGCATGGGTGCACAAACAGAGAAGGGATGAAACAACTTGTCCATCTCTGCTGGGAATGTGGCAATTGCAGCCaccatgtatgtgcatgcatgcacacacgtgtgcacacatacCTCCTTACTAGGGAACTCTCTCCTCCTCCAAGAAAACCACCACCTGCCACTCTTCTTGGGCATCTTCTCCTTCATCAGCTGATCAACGGTGCTCTGTGAAAGTGAGAGCACATTAGAGAGGAGTCCTACTGCATGGCAAATCATTTCTGAGCCCACAGGAATCCCATGTACAGTGAATGTTCTCACAACACTTTCACCTACAGGGCTCAGCACAGCGATGGGAAGGTTCCTGGGCTGATGGGGAAAAacaacttgaagccattgctgAAGTTCAGCTTCTGAAAGGCTTttccccaaccctccctcctcACCACACAGTCCACAGTCCTGAGAAACTTCATGGCACAGAAATGGGGACACTTAGCAAGGGCCAGAGCACACTCCAAGGTctagcacagctccaggcacctggctcagcCCTATCCCTAAACAAACATAGCTCTCTTCAACAGGTCAGTTTGGCAAGAAAGAGCCTCCCTTACCAAAATTTCATTCTTTAGGCACACACTGTGGCATATTAGTATGCCAAGCAGGCATGTACCTACCTAAATTCAGCTCTGGCCTAGGTGAAAGGAAAGGATAATCAATGCACTGCTACAGGGTGGAGCTGGAAGGAGACTGGAAAACAGGACTTTTGGCCCCTGCCCCTAATTCTTTCCCAGACTTATTGCAAGAAGCCATTTGAGGCCAAAGCATATCAAATAGTTTTGCCATTTACCTTGGGAATGTTCTTCTGGAATGCCTGTAAAGAGAGGATCATAGGAGCAGCCACTGCCCAATTATAATACCTGGAAGAAGCAAGAGGTAGATGAAGGTCACTATCCACAGAAAGCTAATGCCCTACTGGACTGATGGGGATGGACCAGGAGGCTAGACATTTACAGGGCCTGAATCTGGCAGAACAAAGGATGCAACTCCCTGACAACGAAGTCTGGTTACATGTTAAGCCTGTGCCCAAGTACTGGCTTGGTCACAGGTCACTCGGCCAAATCCTGCAGCAAAGCCAAGCAGAAAAGTAGGGGGTTTAGACTGAACATGGGCAGTGGcagacagaaagaaaatgaaagacagggataaaaaaaaaaaatttttaaaaatcgaTCAATTGATCACTCAATCCTGGCCAGTCATAGCACATGACCCATGACAAGCCACTAGGATATCTTGGCTGAGCTGCACGATGCAAGAAGAATATTTACCCATGGAAGGAGCCATTTCCCAGCTGGGAGAGTGAAGTTCTGAGCATGGCTCACAAAGCAGCCCAGAGGGTTCAAGCCTAACTCAGTCACCGCAGTAGAAGTAGCATCTGTcttggagactcagacagtagcCTTATTGAGAGTGGTGCCTTATATATTCCACTAGATTTGGAAGATGACAAACCAGAACCAGGCTACTCACTTCTTGTGGATCAGTATCACCAGGTTGGGGTCATcgaggactcctgggttcttagCAAACTCCTGGTATGAGATGATGTGCTCCATGAACTTCTCTAACAGAAACAGGAAAAGGAGATGAAATACTAGCACACCAGCTCCTGATCATTCCCTAAGTGGAACCTGGGCTTGTATCCTTCACTGCTTCACACATACAGCAATTTAAAGGTTGCCGAGACAGAAGTTCCAATGGCCAGGTGGCCTTAGACTCTCCAGGGACAGTGCCATGTTTCTATATATCTGTTCACTTTTCTGCTTTGTTTACCAACCCTTAGTTAGTtcctctcctcctctgcccctctctgctctGTATCACATCATCTCTggcaccctgccccccctccagcaTTTCTACCTCTTAAGGAGCTATTTTTCATCCCCTCACAGCAAACTCTACCCAAGTGATAACGGCATCCCTGTTATTGCACTGTGCAAGTTCTATAGTATAGACTCTTCTCTCCCTCGCACCTACCATGGGAGATCTCCCTGTTGTCCCCAAGACCTCCACACAGAGATAGTGCAACAGGGGACGTCCCTTCATAGGTGGAGTCTGACAAGTTCTCTGTGCCGCTGTCAATCGCAGTTCCAGCTGGCAGCTGGGTGCTGCAGAGGCTTCCAGGATCGGTCAAGGGCTTTGGGCTCAGTTCCATATCACTATTAACAACAGAAGGAGCAGTGACAATACTGTGCGAAAGTCAGATCTATGTCAGCGGGGCCAGAGTGCAACAGCTAACATCCATCCCTCCCCTTACAGGGGACATTTTTAAGTATGAACAGTATGATGGACATGCAGCTCATACAAATAGGCAATGGAAGTATGTGGTGTCAAACTACAAATGGAGGCATGTTCTACAAACTCAGCTTAACCAGGTGATCTCAATGGCTCCATTCCAGAGCATGAGATGAGTAGGATCTCCTGCTGAGTGAAATCCTAAGCAACTCACTTAGGAATAAATTTGGGCCTAATATGTATGGCTTCTGCTTGCAGGTGCCTGTGGGATCCATTATTTTAAGGACAGGGTAGGCAAATTGGAGCAATGTCCATTGCATGAATGCTGGACTGGGTGCATAGTGGAGGTATCTATGCAGTTTCCTGGAGCCTACTCTCTCTCTGGCATAAAGCATAAGCTAAACTGCATTGAGAAATCATGATGCTGTTAAAGTCTTCATTTAGCATGGCTCAGGAGTCCTATTAGAACAGTCTTCAGTCCCAGCAATAGCACAGACTAGAATTATGTCAATACTGTAGTGGGACCTCAGTGGTTTTTATTTAGGTCTGTTACATCTAACAGGTCATTTGGCATTCATTTGTGTTGAGGGCAAGATCCATCTTTTCTTACTGCAAGGAACTGAACAATCCCTCCAGGGTTAAAAAGCTAACTGAACACTGGTAAGAGAGTAGCCTAATAAACTCAATACCTTTTAGGGAAATAAAGTGCCACCTGGTCTTCTTCCAGGTTGGTGAGATCGTCCAGGTAGATGTCACTGGGACCCAGATGATGACTTCTTTTCGTGGAGCCTCAACAGACAAACAATACGAAGAGATACAATTCGGCCAGCATTTCTCCAGCCCACCAGAATCTTACAAAAGAGAAAATCAATAGCATCTCTACCCATTAAGTCTTCTAAAAATTGAAAGCCAAAGAGGGTGTCTCAGTTGCTCTGACAGAATTTTCCAGCAATCTTGGCAGCAGCAACACTGCCAATGCAGGAGAACATAGAAATGGGACCAGTTATAAAAAGACTGATAGGTCTGTCTACTTTCATTCTCCGAGCTAAGAAGAATGCAAGCCAAACGCTTCTCCAGGTACCTCACAAGAGGCTGTCTGCAATTAGCTTAAGTCTGTGTGAGGTATTTGGATTGATATTTCTTTCTGCCTTGCTAGGCAGGGGTAAGTCCAAGAAACTCTACTCAAGCAAGTGGATCTTCCCTTGGGTTTTTTCCTGGTATAAAAGTAAGCTTTGGCTCAGTGTTACCACCTGTTCCCAAGTGCTCAGGAGTCACCTAGAGATGGCTCTGCTGGAAAACATAGGTCGCAGATACACAGCTCTATGAGAAGCTCCAAGTACCTTATTGGGTCACACCAGTGGGCCAATGACATTCCCTGCTTTACAGGGACAAGCAGCATCTGTAACAATGTAAGTCCCTGCTTACCCTGCCTCCTTTGGTTTTCCAGTTTGGTTTCCAGGTTGTCACCAGGCTGGGTGCTCTCCAATTTTGTTGGCCTCATGGCAGGTGCCTCTTGAACACCAGAAGGATCCAGCTGCAGGACTTGCTCAGTTGTGGCCTCCAGGgtctcttctcctccttcttctgcagcccctgcctctggctgctgctttgctccctgttcctctgccagggtgggggaggcCTCCAGAGAACTCTCTGCTGTGTCTGTAGACTCGGTCACAGGGTGGAAGTCCTTCAGCATAGGGAGGCCATTTCCATTTTGGAAGACAGGTGTTGGCCTAATTACAGGTGTGGTACAGGAACCGGGCATGCCCTGAGAATCCGCTGTGACCAAGTCACCTTCCAAACCCGCCGTGATGGCTAGGAAATGGGTTGTCTCACCCACTGGGATGGGTGTCGTCGTGGCAACAGTCGCTGTTGTAGTGACAAATGCTGTGGACTTCACTGGTTCAACTCGCTCCGATTTACTCACCTTCAGGAAGTGGGGAAAGTAAAACAAGTGTCAGCCCGCTACATTCTTCTCCAAATGGGATCAAGCTtaggctccttcccctcccaaatAGGTTTCAAAGCCCTAGCTGGAACAGTGCAGCCATTAGTCAGGACACATACATGAATGATGGGGTGAACCAAGAGTCCCAGCCTGGACAAATGTCTTCTACACCCTGCTCTCTAGGATCCCCACAGTTTAGAGGAAAGAGTATATGATGTAACCTAAAATACTACAGCTTTCCTCTAAAAAGCCATCCTGGGATCAGCACCTTTGCACCAGTATAACTACATCCACACTAGGGCATTTTACCCCAAGCTCCACTGGTTTCACAAAGAATTAGTGCAGCACAGAAGCTGGACACAGACAAGACATTATTTGGTTACTGGACTACAGATGCATATAATATGTACATGTATGCACAACCGGAGCAGGAAGAGATGTTGCCACTGGTTATCACTAAAGAACTAACTCAAGCACACAtgacacagaaaaaaagcaatattCAAAGAGAAcactgaaagtaaaaaaaaatgttgaagagtCAGAAAGTGACAGAATTAAGATGACCCATGCACATACCcaattctctctctccctgccaaTGAACCTGATAAGCCCAAGTGCAAATGCTTTCCAGGCCCATCTAGTCAGCTGCTTTAATCTTGTAAAGCAAGATTTGTAGAGACGGCCACAGTGTGCGCTCAGAAAGCAGGCAGCATTAATGTAGTGCTATTTTGCATGATCAGATCTAGATTCCAGACAATGGCCACATCATCCAGAAAACCAGTACCTACTTGTACATGGTATAGGTTACACAGAAAATCTACATTatgggcctgctgctgccagagctttGCCAGCAGAGCTATGGTGGTAGAGATATGATGTATAATATAGTAgcaaaaaagggtttttttggcctGCTTAGCTGCACCACCTTCCTCAATGATATAGGttctgctggcattttctgtcaATGTATCTGTGTCCACATAGGGAGGCTCCTGACACAGCTGTGTCAGCCAGCATACTCCTAGAAGGCATATAGCTATTCCAGCAAAACTATGTAGGATAGACCAATCCAGAGACTCACTCCAGCAGGTCTCAGCCTCATATAAAAGCAGAGAACAATACCAGTGGGTCAGAGGCACTAAagacaagaaaaggaaaactaagatgCGCTGAACCATGGATTTAAAGCAGGCCACGCAGAACGCAGAGTTCCTCTTGAACAAAGGCAGCAACAACCATAGTTCATTTTCACTTTTTGAGAAAATGAAAGGGCAGCCCAAGTATCAGGACAATCATATTTTCTTCCAAAGTCAGGCATTGGCAGCCCACAGGCATGAGATTCAAATGTGTGGAAGCTCAGTTGTGTCTTTCTGAAACGATCCTCAGGGATTATTTGTGCCCTGTGCACTCACCTGAGGGAGCCTCCCCCAGGTCCACTGCATGTGAGACTCAGCTCCAAGAGGGGATGGCTCAGTAGGCTTAATCTCCAGTTCAGAGTCACTTTTAGGAGAAGCTGCATGGCTTGGGGAGAGGctagagagaagaaaaggaaatgacAGACCCTTTCAATTTCCACAGCACCACAGCTCCCCTCCTCTTTACCATCCTCAGGTCAAGACCCTGAGGTCTCAAATGAGCTCAGGGCACCATTGTACTGAATTCCATATTACATGTGAAAAAAGACCATTCCCTCACCAGGggacttttaatttaaaaatgcaaaacagaCAAAGACTGTGCGCCTGCTTCCCTTCACAGAAGTGAAGGGCCTTACCTATGGGTAcacagcatgtcaaagcagagAAATTTGTTCCTTGATTCTAGCCCAGTGCCACTGGACCACACTACTCCCAAGACCCTTCTCCACACCTTTCTGTCCACCCAGATTTCTCCTTGCAACTtcacagctctggctccaagGTCATAGCCTGAGCAGGGCTTCTAGCTTTCTTTAACACTGTTCACACCTTTTTGAGCCAAGGAAGGTCCATTCCCTGCTGCTTTCTAGTCTACTGAGCTTCCAAAAGCCATTCTAAGTTTTCATCAAGCCACATCATCACTTCATTCTGCCATTATTACCTCTCCAGTGAAGCCAGCTCCCCATCAGAATAAGGGTAGATCTCTTTGGATAGTGAGGGCCCAATCTCCTCTTCTGGCAGGTCAGTGAAGGAGAAATAAACTGACTCACTGTGAAAAGAGAAGAAACAGCAGAGATGAAGGTGGAATTGCCAACCCCATCCTGAGCTTTGCCACCCTGAGTCCTGAGCTTTGCAGACAAATTTGGCCAGGACTTTACCCTAATACTAGCAGTATGTGCAAGAGGAAAGAATCCAGACATAACATGCACACTGGCTTAGCTTCCCCAAGGTGTTACAGTAACAAACTggtgatgcaggggagcaggatCACCACCATTTGGTATGGAAAGTTGCTTACCCGGCATCACACAGGCAAATCAGTGTGAGACTGGATTCTGATGGCCTCAGGCCATCACATCTCAGTGCCTTTAAGGAGtcccagagagacagacagacccTAGGCCTCACTTACGAAGGAGTCAGCTGTTTGTGCTTTTCCTCAAGAGACCTTTCACTCTCCGTTCCTTCCTGCTCTTCCGGAGTGGAGTCTGCTGCCTCCTTCCGCTTCGGCTTCTTCTTGCGCCGCCTTTTCTTACGAAGGGTCATGTTGGAAGTTGATGTTTCTGTTTCTCCAGACAGACTGAGTTTAGAAACTCCAGGCTCCTGAGATGATCCAGCTGTATGCTCTGGGCTTTCTTCCAGTGGGATGGGTGAAGTGCAGAGACAGGAGGGGATGTTTCCCTGGAAGGCAGACAGAGAGAGGTAATTGTTGTTAACCTTTGACCCCCTGGTCCTCATCTTAAGACCCCTTCCTGAAATAATACACACATGGAACCTTTTCTAAAATAACCACAAAGTCCCTGTGCCCTTGAATGAATACCCAGTTCAACCCTGCTAAAGAAAGATTTTAAGGGGAGCACTCATAGGGTAGAAAATCAAGactacacagacacagacacatagcCCAAGGCAGCAGAGGTAGACTTAGATTGCAACAAAGGAGaattaggctggatattaggaagaattttctaaccATGAGCATGTTTAAACTTAGAATTGTTTAGACAGAAATGATCCTATCTTGATCAGGGAGTCAGACAGGATGACCTCTCAAGGTACCTTCTAGTtctattttttttgtgattttaaaaAGACGCTTCTGAACAACTGTGGATTTAAAGGGTGGAatcagggctggtgcaggggaacTGAAAGGTTTAGGGGCAGTCCCATGCAGCCTTTTCACCTGTAGGTCAGTGGTTCTAATTCAGCCCAAGCTAGCAGCATGAGCTCAAGGTTTGACATTCATGAAAAATAAACTGCTGGTCCAGCTACCAGAAGCACAGGCACTGCTGTCTCAAGACCTTGCTTGTTGTCAGAAACACCAGGCTTTGAGACCATTTCTCAGGTCTGACCATCAACCAAGCCTAAAGAAAAGCCTTTAAGGGATAAGCAACTTATCAGTGTGCTGTTTGTCAGTCCCTCAAGATGCCCTAGTCCTGACTTCACCTACCCTACACAGATCTTTCCAATTTTGTACAATTCTAAAAGACCACAGACATCAAAAGCACTACACAACTatgcaaagaagaaaagaaagttaaaaaacaaatacaaagaaTAACAGCAACCTCCTTCCCTTTTCTGCCCTCTTCCATGAGTATTAGACTTCTCTGCTGGCAGACATGTAGCCCCTTTATGAGATCCAGGTGGTAAGATTACAGGACCTTGTGTCAGGGGTACATAAACCCACTGGCTCAGAGAGGTACAGTCACCTCCTCCCAATCACCAGACACAGCTTACCTCATTCTCCTCTGATTGCTGGACAAAGAATGCCTCTCCATTGTCTCCCAGCTTCATGTGTAAGTCCACAGGTTCTCCATTGATTTCTATGTCAACCTAACAAGAGGGAGAAAGAATGGGCTGGGCATTGAAGCCATCTGCATGCCAGCAGTACAGGAAGGGCCCTTGCATGACATGAAGTCACACAggtgccaagcatgtgggggcctgagggccctggccccccttgggaAGCAGGGAGcgtgaccacctgtccctaattcAGCAGAACAGTTCCAAAGTGGGAACAAAGTCCCAGttctgggctgcatgactccctCACTATCCAAAGAGATCTACTCTTATTCTGATGGGGAACTGGCTCCCTGCACAATActgggatccaggttttctgttcaccacagaaCAGAACCCTTCTCCACACCTTTCTGTCCACCCAGATTTCTCCTTGCAACTtcacagctctggctccaagGTCATAGACTGAGCAGGGCTTCTAGCTTTCTTTAACACTATTCACACCTTTCTGAGCCAAAGAAGGTCCATTCCCTGCTGCTTTCTAGTCTACTGAGCTTCCAAAAGCCATTCTAAGTTTTCATCAAGCCACATCATCACTTCATTCTGCCATTATTACCTCTCCAGCACAGCACGTCCCAGATTCCCAGTATTGGAGAGAAAGTGATCCTGAGCCAAACCTTGGCTTGGATTGCACTCTCCAGTtctgcaggggtttggaggaagGTGAAACTCCACTGCAGTCCAATCTTCCTTAAAGAATGGAAAATATAGCACCAGGGAATGGTATGCTTTCTCCTTCACAAAGTCCACCCTTGGTACAGA encodes the following:
- the LPIN3 gene encoding phosphatidate phosphatase LPIN3 isoform X1, producing MNYVGHLAETVFVTVKELYKGLNPATLTGCIDIIVVRQPDGSFQCSPFHVRFGKLGVLRSKEKVVDIEINGEPVDLHMKLGDNGEAFFVQQSEENEGNIPSCLCTSPIPLEESPEHTAGSSQEPGVSKLSLSGETETSTSNMTLRKKRRRKKKPKRKEAADSTPEEQEGTESERSLEEKHKQLTPSESVYFSFTDLPEEEIGPSLSKEIYPYSDGELASLESLSPSHAASPKSDSELEIKPTEPSPLGAESHMQWTWGRLPQVSKSERVEPVKSTAFVTTTATVATTTPIPVGETTHFLAITAGLEGDLVTADSQGMPGSCTTPVIRPTPVFQNGNGLPMLKDFHPVTESTDTAESSLEASPTLAEEQGAKQQPEAGAAEEGGEETLEATTEQVLQLDPSGVQEAPAMRPTKLESTQPGDNLETKLENQRRQGSTKRSHHLGPSDIYLDDLTNLEEDQVALYFPKSDMELSPKPLTDPGSLCSTQLPAGTAIDSGTENLSDSTYEGTSPVALSLCGGLGDNREISHEKFMEHIISYQEFAKNPGVLDDPNLVILIHKKYYNWAVAAPMILSLQAFQKNIPKSTVDQLMKEKMPKKSGRWWFSWRRREFPSKEHEPSAEHASTEALQQGSTPQRQTKEPSSSDEEPASPGTVLITDATAQKYLPTYKKSLRLSSDQIKRLNLRDGPNEVMFSITTQYQGTCRCEATIYLWKWDDKVVISDIDGTITKSDALGHILPHLGKDWTHHGIAKLYHKIHLNGYKFLYCSARAIGMAHITKGYLKWVNDQGCALPKGPILLAPSSLFSALHREVIEKKPEVFKIACLTDIRNLFGSAQQPFHAAFGNRVNDVYAYKQVGLPESRIFTVNPKGELIQELTKNHKSTYERLTELVELIFPPLGQKGSFALSWPEYSHFAYWRSPLPAIDLEDFS
- the LPIN3 gene encoding phosphatidate phosphatase LPIN3 isoform X2; the protein is MNYVGHLAETVFVTVKELYKGLNPATLTGCIDIIVVRQPDGSFQCSPFHVRFGKLGVLRSKEKVGNIPSCLCTSPIPLEESPEHTAGSSQEPGVSKLSLSGETETSTSNMTLRKKRRRKKKPKRKEAADSTPEEQEGTESERSLEEKHKQLTPSESVYFSFTDLPEEEIGPSLSKEIYPYSDGELASLESLSPSHAASPKSDSELEIKPTEPSPLGAESHMQWTWGRLPQVSKSERVEPVKSTAFVTTTATVATTTPIPVGETTHFLAITAGLEGDLVTADSQGMPGSCTTPVIRPTPVFQNGNGLPMLKDFHPVTESTDTAESSLEASPTLAEEQGAKQQPEAGAAEEGGEETLEATTEQVLQLDPSGVQEAPAMRPTKLESTQPGDNLETKLENQRRQGSTKRSHHLGPSDIYLDDLTNLEEDQVALYFPKSDMELSPKPLTDPGSLCSTQLPAGTAIDSGTENLSDSTYEGTSPVALSLCGGLGDNREISHEKFMEHIISYQEFAKNPGVLDDPNLVILIHKKYYNWAVAAPMILSLQAFQKNIPKSTVDQLMKEKMPKKSGRWWFSWRRREFPSKEHEPSAEHASTEALQQGSTPQRQTKEPSSSDEEPASPGTVLITDATAQKYLPTYKKSLRLSSDQIKRLNLRDGPNEVMFSITTQYQGTCRCEATIYLWKWDDKVVISDIDGTITKSDALGHILPHLGKDWTHHGIAKLYHKIHLNGYKFLYCSARAIGMAHITKGYLKWVNDQGCALPKGPILLAPSSLFSALHREVIEKKPEVFKIACLTDIRNLFGSAQQPFHAAFGNRVNDVYAYKQVGLPESRIFTVNPKGELIQELTKNHKSTYERLTELVELIFPPLGQKGSFALSWPEYSHFAYWRSPLPAIDLEDFS